A portion of the Corynebacterium ammoniagenes DSM 20306 genome contains these proteins:
- a CDS encoding vitamin K epoxide reductase family protein — protein MTHSPTAEDETEVLVTETNTDPSLPAVARNRPFALILLITGVIGWVASGILVLERLALYEDAEHVTTCDINALVSCGKVMGTWQSELLGFPNPLIGIVAFAVVITTAMAMLSGARFADWYWGALQAGVTVGLLFIVWLWYQALFVIHILCLYCMVVWAMMVPLFILLTVRNLAHGLFPASPAVVRFSSQWAGTLIAVIYVAVAASVFFSFYSDFITL, from the coding sequence ATGACGCACTCACCCACCGCCGAAGACGAAACTGAGGTTCTCGTGACCGAGACGAACACTGACCCCTCTTTGCCGGCCGTCGCCCGGAACCGTCCTTTCGCCCTCATCCTGTTGATCACCGGTGTGATCGGATGGGTGGCCTCGGGCATCCTGGTGCTCGAACGCCTGGCCCTCTACGAGGACGCCGAACATGTCACCACCTGCGACATCAACGCGTTGGTTTCCTGTGGAAAGGTGATGGGCACCTGGCAGTCCGAACTGCTCGGCTTCCCCAACCCCCTGATCGGCATCGTCGCTTTCGCCGTGGTCATCACCACGGCGATGGCCATGCTATCCGGGGCCCGCTTCGCCGACTGGTACTGGGGGGCTCTGCAGGCAGGGGTGACCGTGGGCCTGCTGTTCATCGTCTGGTTGTGGTACCAGGCCCTGTTCGTCATCCATATTCTCTGCCTGTACTGCATGGTGGTGTGGGCCATGATGGTTCCGCTGTTCATCCTGCTTACCGTGCGCAACCTCGCTCATGGACTCTTCCCCGCTTCCCCTGCTGTGGTGCGGTTTTCCTCCCAATGGGCGGGCACCCTGATCGCCGTGATCTACGTCGCCGTCGCAGCCTCGGTGTTTTTCAGTTTCTACTCGGATTTCATCACTCTTTGA
- the cydC gene encoding thiol reductant ABC exporter subunit CydC → MLRLAGVRYREVVAGIAAGSITLISALTLTIVSGWLITKAWQIPPVLDLSVAVTAVRGLGISRAVFRYVDRLLSHRIALRALTTLRSRVFDALAFDHTGTGRGHLFTRGDGLVRLVADTERITDVIVRSVVPGGVALVLTVFAVAGATWLHPAAGLVLTLGFMVTGLITPWLAVRAARRSRRVFAEDNLDVALDELLDHRVEFAAAGLGAKREEWALTASRRSSDATVAAEKPLATSQVLITWSTGLAAALTVVVGALTYTGDPTWLGMMVLLPLAAFESHAQLSEAAIHADEASRSAHRLTDLVKESDTTSATDGGEATAWELDGCHLKATDLRCRFGDTTWQVDLPPGERMVIRGPSGCGKTTLLQTLGGLVPPRSGSVTLGGQRVPEIDPAALRKTVRVHAEDEWLFSTTIRQNLLVANPAASDGELWEVLHAVGLDDWLRETVGPVTDPLDLLLADGAGSLSSGQRRRLLLARALCSTAPVLLLDEPTEHIDAADADDLLDTLLAKPLPGPRTRRSVIVVTHRSDKQDGGNTEVGEVDIRRYADPVTEHP, encoded by the coding sequence ATGCTGCGCCTGGCCGGCGTGCGCTACCGCGAGGTCGTCGCGGGTATCGCTGCCGGTTCCATCACGCTGATCTCTGCGTTGACCCTGACGATCGTTTCCGGTTGGTTAATCACCAAGGCTTGGCAGATACCACCGGTGCTGGACCTCTCGGTCGCGGTCACCGCGGTGCGCGGCCTGGGCATCTCCCGGGCAGTATTCCGCTACGTGGACCGGCTGCTCAGCCACCGCATCGCGCTGCGGGCCCTGACCACATTGCGGTCACGGGTCTTCGACGCGCTGGCTTTTGACCACACCGGCACCGGCCGAGGACACCTCTTCACCCGCGGTGACGGGCTGGTGCGCCTGGTCGCCGACACCGAACGCATCACTGACGTCATCGTCCGTTCTGTCGTCCCCGGTGGGGTGGCATTGGTGCTCACCGTGTTCGCGGTGGCCGGCGCTACCTGGCTGCACCCGGCAGCGGGCCTGGTCCTGACTCTCGGCTTCATGGTCACCGGCCTTATCACCCCGTGGCTGGCGGTGCGGGCGGCCAGACGTTCACGCCGAGTGTTCGCCGAGGACAACCTCGACGTGGCCCTGGATGAACTGCTGGACCACCGCGTCGAGTTCGCCGCCGCCGGCCTGGGGGCGAAACGCGAGGAGTGGGCCCTCACGGCGTCGCGACGCAGCAGCGACGCCACCGTCGCCGCCGAGAAACCGCTGGCCACCTCACAGGTCTTGATCACCTGGTCCACCGGTCTGGCGGCGGCGCTGACCGTGGTCGTTGGCGCGCTGACCTACACCGGGGACCCCACCTGGCTGGGCATGATGGTGCTGCTGCCGCTGGCCGCCTTCGAGTCTCACGCCCAGCTCTCAGAAGCTGCGATCCACGCCGACGAGGCCTCCCGCAGCGCCCACCGACTCACCGACCTGGTCAAAGAATCCGACACCACTTCGGCGACGGACGGCGGGGAGGCGACGGCGTGGGAGCTCGATGGCTGTCACCTTAAAGCCACCGACCTACGTTGCCGCTTCGGCGATACCACCTGGCAGGTGGATCTGCCACCCGGTGAGCGCATGGTCATTCGCGGCCCCAGCGGTTGCGGCAAGACCACACTGCTGCAGACCCTGGGTGGCCTGGTGCCACCACGCAGCGGTTCTGTCACGCTGGGAGGGCAACGTGTGCCGGAGATCGACCCGGCCGCGTTGCGGAAGACCGTCCGCGTGCACGCGGAGGACGAATGGCTCTTCTCCACCACTATCCGACAGAACCTCCTCGTGGCCAACCCGGCCGCCAGTGACGGGGAACTATGGGAGGTCCTGCATGCGGTGGGGTTAGATGACTGGCTGCGGGAGACTGTGGGACCGGTCACCGACCCGCTGGACCTGCTGCTTGCCGACGGCGCGGGTTCCCTGTCGAGCGGGCAGCGCCGCCGTCTGCTGCTGGCCAGGGCGCTATGTTCCACCGCGCCGGTGCTGCTGTTAGATGAGCCGACCGAACACATTGACGCGGCAGATGCCGACGACCTGCTGGACACCCTCCTGGCCAAGCCGCTACCCGGACCGCGGACCCGACGCAGCGTCATCGTGGTCACCCACCGGTCGGATAAGCAGGACGGCGGGAACACTGAAGTCGGAGAAGTAGACATCCGCCGCTACGCCGACCCGGTGACGGAGCACCCCTAA
- a CDS encoding YdhK family protein — translation MKHSTSLIALTLAAGLTLSACSDASDSAEPAPATSESADSSDNAATSENATEDEGHKDMAHDHPEDGGAPPAGIEEAENPTYPVGTEVTLTADHMPGMDGATATISGAFDTTTYSVSYTPTNGDAPVTDHRWVVHEELVDPGEAPLADGAKAVMTAEHMPGMKDAEATIDYSTQETVYMVDIDNDEMTMKNHKWVTESEIEPAQ, via the coding sequence ATGAAACATTCCACTTCTCTCATCGCTCTCACGCTCGCCGCTGGTCTTACCTTGAGTGCCTGCAGCGACGCCTCAGATTCCGCAGAGCCTGCGCCGGCTACTTCCGAAAGTGCCGATAGCTCGGACAACGCTGCGACTTCAGAAAACGCGACGGAGGACGAAGGGCACAAAGACATGGCTCACGACCATCCTGAAGACGGCGGCGCTCCCCCAGCCGGAATTGAGGAAGCAGAAAACCCGACCTACCCAGTCGGCACTGAGGTCACCTTGACCGCGGATCACATGCCCGGCATGGATGGCGCAACCGCAACCATCTCCGGAGCCTTTGATACCACGACCTACTCCGTGAGTTACACCCCCACCAACGGCGATGCTCCAGTTACTGATCACCGTTGGGTTGTGCACGAAGAACTCGTGGATCCCGGCGAAGCACCGCTTGCTGATGGCGCCAAGGCAGTGATGACCGCTGAGCACATGCCCGGGATGAAGGACGCCGAGGCCACGATTGATTACTCCACGCAGGAAACGGTGTACATGGTCGACATTGATAATGATGAGATGACCATGAAAAACCACAAGTGGGTTACCGAAAGCGAAATCGAACCCGCTCAGTAA
- a CDS encoding aldo/keto reductase codes for MRSIELGTSGQEVPNIIAGMMRIGDKTDVQIRDLYAAAREAGVNYFDHADLYGFNVPEGGYHLCERRFAEALKLSSAEREDIIVQSKTGIIDKPWGYDQSYEHIVASAERSLKALNMDYLDVLLLHRPDALVEPEEVARAFDELEAAGKVRAFGVSNHTPRQIDLLKTAVEQPILINQVQLSITHSALVAQGMTSNMTTTGDAITRDGGGLVDYARINDITLQAWSPLQKGSEPGIFLGSPDYPELNAEIERLAEKYGVEPIAVACAWITRHPANMQVVLGTTTPSRIVDAAAGSDISLSRAEWYSLIQAAGHKLP; via the coding sequence ATGCGAAGTATTGAATTAGGAACAAGTGGGCAAGAAGTGCCCAATATTATCGCGGGCATGATGCGCATTGGTGATAAGACGGATGTGCAGATTCGCGATCTGTATGCCGCCGCGCGAGAGGCTGGCGTTAATTACTTCGACCACGCGGATCTTTATGGTTTCAATGTTCCCGAGGGCGGGTATCACTTGTGCGAGCGGAGGTTCGCAGAGGCGTTGAAGCTATCTTCAGCGGAGCGCGAAGATATTATTGTGCAGTCGAAAACGGGAATCATCGACAAACCATGGGGCTATGACCAGTCCTATGAGCACATTGTTGCTTCAGCTGAGCGATCGTTGAAAGCCCTGAATATGGACTATTTAGATGTGCTGTTGCTGCACCGCCCGGATGCACTGGTGGAACCAGAAGAAGTAGCACGCGCATTTGATGAACTTGAGGCAGCTGGGAAGGTACGTGCCTTTGGTGTATCGAACCACACTCCACGTCAGATTGATCTGCTCAAGACTGCCGTGGAGCAGCCGATTCTGATCAACCAGGTGCAGCTGTCAATTACACATTCTGCTTTGGTTGCGCAGGGCATGACGTCGAATATGACTACTACTGGGGACGCCATCACCCGCGATGGAGGCGGATTAGTGGACTACGCGCGGATTAATGACATCACGCTGCAGGCCTGGTCACCTCTGCAAAAAGGGAGTGAGCCGGGAATCTTCCTGGGCTCGCCAGACTATCCGGAACTCAATGCTGAGATTGAGCGTCTCGCTGAGAAATATGGCGTGGAACCCATCGCCGTTGCGTGCGCCTGGATCACGCGTCATCCTGCGAACATGCAGGTTGTGCTGGGCACGACGACGCCTTCTCGCATCGTCGATGCCGCAGCGGGTTCAGATATTTCGCTATCCCGCGCTGAGTGGTACAGCCTTATTCAGGCAGCTGGTCACAAGCTGCCTTAG